From the genome of Mucispirillum schaedleri ASF457:
ATAATCTGGCAGTTAATCTTTCAGAGCAGAATCAGGCTGCAGAATTTTTATATGATATGGCACTTTCTCTTTTTAAATCAGAAGAGTATGAAGAATGTGCTGCAAGAAGTGAAGAAGCTGTGTCTCGCTTAAAATCTACAGATAGAAAACATCTTCTTAAAGATGCATATTTAGTCAGGTCAGAATGTTTATATAACTTAGGACTTTACAGACAGTCTTATGAGATGGCAGAACATGCACTAAATTATGCAAAACTTGCAGAACATGATAAAATTAATGCAAGAATTGCAGAAATTAAAGAAAAATTAATATAGAAGAATTGAAATAATAATATACTGTTGCAAAAAAGCAATAATATATGGTTATATAAAGTTTTAATAGCATGTAATGTTTGAAAGTGTGTTAATAAGTAACAAAAGAAATCTTTAATATTTATTATGAATACAGCAAGATAATTTAAAGTAAATGCGGTATTACTGAGCCTAAAAGGTGAAGTATCTAAAAAAAGAATGTCAATGCTGAGCTTGATGTTTAAGCGAAGTATCTAAAAACAATAGATAGTTTAAATATATTATACATTACTGTCATATCAATCATTTAAATTTTTCGCCTTTAAAAATCAGGCTCAAAATGACATAATTGTAATATTTTTATTTATTCATAGTTACAGCAATACAATGTCTATTCTGAGCGTAGTGAAAAATCATAATATATCTTTTATTTTCAAATTCATTATATATTTATTTTTAGTAATAAATATTACGAAATTAATTTGAGTATCAAATATTTATACCCCTGCAATTTTAGCTGTAACTTTTCCTAATATAGTAATTGTTTCATCCTGCATTTCTGCAGCAGAATATATTTGTGTTTCATAATTTTTATTATCAGAAATAACTTTTAAATTGCCGTCTTTATCTTTATCAAGTCTTTTTACTCTAAGTCCATTAATATTATCTTTTATTACATATACACCATTTAAAGAAATAGAAAAATTTTTGTCTATTACAACTAAATCATTATCGTTCAAAGTAGGTGCCATACTGTCTCCATTTACTTTAACAATTAAAGCATTTTCCGGAGCAATACCTTTGGAATGTAGAAAAGATAAAGGAATAGGGAAAGACAATATCTGACCGTCACTGTCCCATTCAAGCCCGTGACCTGCAGAAACCCCAATATCTCTATAAAAGCTGATATATGCAATATCGCTTCCTGTAATAATTTCTGCACTGTTGCATGAAGTCTTTTTTAATTCCTGTATAAATCTATCCATAGGCTCATTATAATATGCTGCAATTTTTTGAATAGTTTCAATATTAAGGCTTTTGATTTCTCTCAATATAAACCGTGTTATTGTGCTTGTATTAACACAGCCTACCTTTGCAATGGTATTGGCACTTATATTTTTTTCTTTCATAAAATTATTAAGATTTTGTGCAATATTATCATTGATACCCATATATTTCCCCATAAATTAAATTTTAAGCAAAAAAATGCTTGACTTTGTTGTTAATAAGCAATATATATAATTATAGTTACTTTTAAAGAAAAAATCAAGATAAATTTTGTGTGTTTTAGCAATATTATATTGCTGCAAGAAATATATTATAAGCAGTATATGAGCTGAAAATACATATAAAAATAATATTATAATACATTTTGGGGGGAATTATATGTATGAGAGTTTTGTGGATGAAATAATGAATACTATTCCACAGTTTAAGCAAATGCTTACCGTAGACTATATTGCAAGAAAAATTGATTTAAGCGATAGAACAGTCCGCAGATATATTGAAAATGGTAAGCTTGAAGCATTAAATTTCAGTCATGAAGGCAGGTCAGTTTACAGAGTGCCGCGAACTGCATTCAGGCGGTTTTTAGAAACATATTACACCATGAGCGACTGCTTATAAATTTAAATTAAACTGGGCTTGTAATGTTATCAAGTTCAGTTTTTTTATTGATTTTTAAGCTATTCATTATAGACAATCAAATAAAATTTATGTATATTTAAACAAATAATAATGATTTGTAGAGGTGTTTTATGAAGTTTATAAGCGATATTGTATCTTATTTGCAAAGCCATATTTATTTCAATAATACTCTTTTTAACTATATTGTTGCAGTATTGATTTTTATATCTATAGTTTTTGCAATCACATTATTTATTAAATTTGTCATTAAAAAAATTCCAATAGAGCAAAGCATATCTAATGTTTTTTTTGCATCAGTTATAGAAATATTTCGCAAGCGTCTTATATATATTTCCTATGCTGTAGCTGTTTATGCTGCTCTTACATATTTGACGATACCTGAAAAGGTAACACAGATTATACATAATGCTGTAATGGTATATATATCTATAATAGTTGTGCTTGCAATAACAGATATATTAAAAAACATAAATACAGAAAGCCTTGCAAAAACAGGTGTAAATAAAATACCAGCAGGTATTCTTACATTATTAAAAACTCTTATTTGGATTGCAGCCCTGCTTTTTATATTCTCAAATTTAGGTTATAATGTATCAACATTTGTTACTGGTCTTGGTATTGGTGGTATAGCAGTTGCCCTTGCCGCTCAAAATATACTGGGTGATTTATTTAACTATATCGTTATTATTTTTGATAAACCTTTTGTAAAGGGCGATTTAATTCAGTTTAATTCATTTTCTGGCAGGGTGGAATATATTGGTATTAAAAGCACAAGGATAAGGGGCTCTAATGGGGAGATGTTATCTGTTTCTAATACTGACCTTACAAAAAGTGTTATACAAAACTTTGAAATGGCTTTAAAACGAAGAAATGTATCTATTATCGGAGTAGAATACGAAACAAATATTGAGCTTGTGCATAAAATGCCAGAACTTTTAGAGCAGGCAGTCAAATCAGTTGACAATGTAGAATTTGCACGGGTGCATTTATCTTCCTTTAATACATCAAGTATTGATTTTGAACTTGTATATTATGTATTATCAAATGACTATGTAGAATATACAAAAGGTGTGCAGGCAGTTAATTTTGCAATACTTGATATTTTTGGGAAAGAAGGTGTAAATTTTGCATATCCAGCACAAAGAATGATAAGCAAATAATAATATTTGCTTGACGATTTATTTATATTGTTTTAGTTTATCGGCAGAGTTATATTAAAAATTTAAGAATGAGCCATCGCACAGGCTGAAAGCAACAGCCGAATTTATTTCCGCAGCAGTGTGGTTTTAAAAATTCATGGAAGAATTTTTAAATAAAAGTTTAAAGGCTCAGGATGAGCCGTCGCATAGCGCGAACGGTTTTTGTGAGGACTGCCGATTTCCTGAGCGAGTAGTGAAGAATAAGAAATCGCACAGGCTGAAAGCAACAGCCGAATTTATTTCCGCAGCAGCGTGGTTTTAAAAATTCATGGAAGAATTTTTAAATAAAAGTTTAAAGGCTCAGGATGAGCCGTCGCATAGCGTAAGCAGCAAGGAATTTATTTCCGCAGCAGCGTGGTTTTAAAAATTCATGGAAGAATTTTTAAATAAAAGTTTAAAGAGGTTTTATGTCATATTTAGCACTTGCCCGTAAGTATAGACCACAAACATTTTCAGAAGTATTATCTCAGGATTTTATCACTTCTACTCTGCAGAATGCTATTAATATGGGCAGAGTTACACATGCATATCTTTTTACAGGTCCAAGAGGTGTGGGCAAAACATCTACAGCCCGTATTTTTGCAAAAGCATTAAACTGTCAAAATCCAGTAAATGCAGCTCCCTGTGGCGAATGTGATAACTGTCTTGAAATTACAGGCGGCACATCTCTTGATGTGATAGAAATAGATGGTGCATCAAACAGAGGGGTGGAAGAAATCCGCTCTTTAAGGGAAGCCGTAAAATTTGTGCCTGTAAAAAGCAAATATAAAGTGATAATAGTAGATGAAGTGCATATGTTGACTGAGCAGGCTTTTAATGCTCTTTTAAAAACATTAGAGGAACCACCTGAATATGTCATATTTATATTTGCTACAACTGACCAGCATAAAATACCTGTAACTATACTTTCCAGATGCCAAAGATATGAGTTTAAAAAAATCTCTTATGAAGAAATGAACTCTAATCTGAAAAATATACTTGTAAAAGAAAATATAGAGTATGAAGAAGATGCATTAAATTATATTATCCGCAATTCTGATGGCTGTATGAGAGATGCTCTTTCACTGTTGGACCAGATAATAGCTTATGGTGGTGGAAAAATAACATTAGAAGATACAGCATATCTTTTAGGCATAACAGATTCATATTTATCTAATGATATTTTTAGTGCAATATTAAAAGAAGAAGCTGAAAAACTTGCTGATTTAGTAAGTATGGCAGATGAAAAAGGCATAGATTATAAATATATGACAGAGTGCCTTATTGAGCATTGCAGAAATATGATGATTTACAGCATATCTAATAAACTGCCAAGCAGGGATTTTACAAGCAGAGAAGAGGAATATTATTTATTACTAAAAGAATATGGGGAAAAAGCTAAGCTTTACAGCTTGTTTCAAATACTTACAAAGCTTATAAATGATTTAAAATATTCTGATTTTGCAAGATATGTTTTTGAATTTGCAGTTATAAAGGCAGCAAATATATCATCTCTTATCAATTTATTAGATGGAGAAAGTCATGCTGCTGCACCTGTAAAAAAAGAAGTATCTGCACCAGTTAAAGCAAGTGAAAATGCAGATAGACCAGTAAAACAGGAAACTATATCTCAGGAAAAATCAGCTGATAATGAGCCTGCCCCTGTTCTTAAAGGTAGTAATGAGGGTATATGGACAAGGATATTAAATATAGCTTCATCAAAAAATCCTATGATATATGCTATGCTGCAGCATGCAAGGCTTATAGAAGATACAGCTGAACATTTATCTATCAGTTTTCCACTAGAGCGTAAGTTTCAGTATAATCAGTTAAAGTCTGGCAACTCAAAAGATATATTTGAAAATATTGTTTTTATGGTAAGTGAAAAACATACTAAAATAGATATTGAGCTTGACAGCAGCA
Proteins encoded in this window:
- a CDS encoding S24 family peptidase; the protein is MGINDNIAQNLNNFMKEKNISANTIAKVGCVNTSTITRFILREIKSLNIETIQKIAAYYNEPMDRFIQELKKTSCNSAEIITGSDIAYISFYRDIGVSAGHGLEWDSDGQILSFPIPLSFLHSKGIAPENALIVKVNGDSMAPTLNDNDLVVIDKNFSISLNGVYVIKDNINGLRVKRLDKDKDGNLKVISDNKNYETQIYSAAEMQDETITILGKVTAKIAGV
- the dnaX gene encoding DNA polymerase III subunit gamma/tau; translated protein: MSYLALARKYRPQTFSEVLSQDFITSTLQNAINMGRVTHAYLFTGPRGVGKTSTARIFAKALNCQNPVNAAPCGECDNCLEITGGTSLDVIEIDGASNRGVEEIRSLREAVKFVPVKSKYKVIIVDEVHMLTEQAFNALLKTLEEPPEYVIFIFATTDQHKIPVTILSRCQRYEFKKISYEEMNSNLKNILVKENIEYEEDALNYIIRNSDGCMRDALSLLDQIIAYGGGKITLEDTAYLLGITDSYLSNDIFSAILKEEAEKLADLVSMADEKGIDYKYMTECLIEHCRNMMIYSISNKLPSRDFTSREEEYYLLLKEYGEKAKLYSLFQILTKLINDLKYSDFARYVFEFAVIKAANISSLINLLDGESHAAAPVKKEVSAPVKASENADRPVKQETISQEKSADNEPAPVLKGSNEGIWTRILNIASSKNPMIYAMLQHARLIEDTAEHLSISFPLERKFQYNQLKSGNSKDIFENIVFMVSEKHTKIDIELDSSIENSKKKALI
- a CDS encoding helix-turn-helix domain-containing protein; amino-acid sequence: MYESFVDEIMNTIPQFKQMLTVDYIARKIDLSDRTVRRYIENGKLEALNFSHEGRSVYRVPRTAFRRFLETYYTMSDCL
- a CDS encoding mechanosensitive ion channel family protein — encoded protein: MKFISDIVSYLQSHIYFNNTLFNYIVAVLIFISIVFAITLFIKFVIKKIPIEQSISNVFFASVIEIFRKRLIYISYAVAVYAALTYLTIPEKVTQIIHNAVMVYISIIVVLAITDILKNINTESLAKTGVNKIPAGILTLLKTLIWIAALLFIFSNLGYNVSTFVTGLGIGGIAVALAAQNILGDLFNYIVIIFDKPFVKGDLIQFNSFSGRVEYIGIKSTRIRGSNGEMLSVSNTDLTKSVIQNFEMALKRRNVSIIGVEYETNIELVHKMPELLEQAVKSVDNVEFARVHLSSFNTSSIDFELVYYVLSNDYVEYTKGVQAVNFAILDIFGKEGVNFAYPAQRMISK